Proteins from a genomic interval of Diaphorobacter sp. HDW4A:
- the aceK gene encoding bifunctional isocitrate dehydrogenase kinase/phosphatase, translating into MFPQRLDAPQAYDIAKAMMDGFNRHYKLFRAESARAKHRFETQDWHGQQRAQRERIEFYDLRVKECVMRLDKEFAAGTQSMSVWQQVKLHYIGLMVEHLQPELAETFFNSVTTKILHRTHFQNDFIFVRPAVSTEYLESRAPGALPTYRAYYPQTLERLPTALHELFEQLNLQCAYDDLARDIELLSERIERRLDGLTLRANFQIQVLSNLFYRNKGAYLVGKIITGYTELAFSVPILHNGEGKLLLHAALFGEDDMHGLFSFARAYFMVDMEVPSAYVQFLRTLMPRKPRSDLYTALGLGKQGKTLFYRDFLHHLRYSSDKFRIAPGIKGMVMLVFDLPSFPYVFKLIKDHFPHQKETTREQVKGKYLLVKQHDRVGRMADTLEYSLVAFPRDRFSDELIEEIQKFAPSQLEISDRDGDGQQEVIISHLYIERRLVPLNIHLQECFDKGVADPEAHRSLSRAVVEYGNAIKDLVAANIFPGDMLWKNFGITRNGKVVFYDYDEIEYLTDCNFRRVPEPRNEEDEMSGEIWYTVRPHDVFPETFGPFLLGNDAVREVFMRHHADLLDAQFWQSHKERIQAGHMLDVFPYDNDRRLHERSAPTREQEAAP; encoded by the coding sequence ATGTTTCCGCAACGTCTGGATGCCCCGCAGGCCTACGACATCGCGAAGGCGATGATGGACGGCTTCAACCGGCACTACAAACTGTTCCGCGCCGAATCGGCACGGGCCAAGCACCGCTTTGAAACGCAGGACTGGCACGGTCAGCAGCGCGCGCAGCGTGAGCGCATCGAGTTCTACGACCTGCGCGTGAAGGAGTGCGTGATGCGGCTCGACAAGGAGTTCGCGGCCGGAACGCAATCCATGAGCGTGTGGCAGCAGGTGAAGCTGCACTACATCGGGCTCATGGTCGAGCATCTGCAGCCCGAGCTGGCCGAGACCTTCTTCAACTCGGTCACCACCAAGATCCTGCACCGTACGCACTTCCAGAACGACTTCATTTTCGTGCGCCCCGCCGTGAGCACGGAGTATCTGGAAAGCCGCGCGCCTGGTGCGCTGCCGACTTACCGCGCCTACTACCCCCAGACGCTCGAGCGCCTGCCGACGGCGCTCCACGAACTGTTCGAGCAGTTGAACCTGCAATGCGCCTATGACGATCTGGCACGTGACATCGAACTGCTTTCCGAACGCATCGAAAGACGCCTTGACGGCCTCACGCTGCGCGCGAATTTCCAGATCCAGGTGCTCTCCAATCTGTTTTACCGGAACAAGGGCGCGTACCTCGTCGGCAAGATCATCACCGGCTATACCGAGTTGGCGTTCTCCGTGCCCATTCTGCACAACGGCGAGGGTAAACTGCTGCTGCACGCCGCGCTGTTCGGTGAGGACGACATGCACGGACTGTTCAGCTTCGCGCGCGCTTACTTCATGGTCGACATGGAGGTGCCGAGCGCCTACGTGCAGTTCCTGCGCACGCTCATGCCGCGCAAGCCGCGCTCCGATCTGTACACCGCGCTTGGGTTGGGAAAGCAGGGCAAGACGCTGTTCTACCGCGACTTTCTGCACCACCTGCGCTATTCGAGCGACAAGTTCCGCATCGCGCCCGGCATCAAGGGCATGGTCATGCTGGTGTTCGACCTGCCGAGCTTCCCCTATGTGTTCAAGCTCATCAAGGACCACTTTCCGCACCAGAAGGAAACCACGCGCGAGCAGGTCAAGGGCAAGTATCTGCTGGTCAAGCAGCACGACCGCGTGGGCCGCATGGCGGACACGCTCGAGTACAGCCTCGTCGCGTTTCCGCGCGACCGCTTTTCGGACGAACTGATCGAGGAAATCCAGAAGTTCGCGCCGAGCCAGCTCGAGATCAGTGACCGCGATGGCGATGGCCAGCAGGAGGTCATCATCAGTCACCTCTACATCGAGCGTCGCCTCGTGCCGCTCAACATCCATCTGCAGGAATGTTTCGACAAGGGCGTCGCCGATCCCGAGGCGCACCGCAGCCTCTCGCGCGCCGTGGTCGAGTACGGCAACGCCATCAAGGATCTGGTTGCGGCCAACATCTTTCCGGGCGACATGCTGTGGAAGAACTTCGGCATCACGCGCAACGGCAAGGTCGTTTTCTACGATTACGACGAGATCGAATACCTCACCGACTGCAACTTCCGCCGCGTGCCCGAGCCGCGCAACGAAGAGGACGAGATGTCCGGCGAGATCTGGTACACGGTGCGTCCGCACGACGTGTTTCCCGAAACCTTCGGCCCGTTCCTGCTCGGCAACGATGCCGTGCGCGAGGTCTTCATGCGCCACCACGCCGACTTGCTTGATGCGCAGTTCTGGCAGTCGCACAAAGAGCGCATACAGGCGGGTCACATGCTTGACGTGTTTCCCTACGACAACGACCGGCGTCTGCATGAGCGCAGTGCGCCGACGCGCGAGCAGGAAGCCGCGCCGTAG
- a CDS encoding acetyl-CoA C-acyltransferase has product MSQQHSDPVVIVSAARTPMGAFQGDFAELSANDLGGAAIKAAVERAGIKAELVEEVLFGNCLMAGQGQAPARQAGFKGGLPQSSGAVTLSKMCGAGMEATILAHDQLIAGSREVMVAGGMESMTNAPYLLKKARGGYRMGHDKIFDHMMLDGLEDAYEPGRSMGTFGEDCAAKYHFTREQQDEFAIASVKRAQAATESGAFKAEITPVTVKTRKGDVTVSVDEGPAKAKLDKITSLKPAFKKDGTITAASSSSINDGAAAMVLMRESTAKQLGCKPLARIVSHGTHAQAPEWFTTAPVGATEKALKKAGWKVEDVDLWEVNEAFAVVPMALMKELNVSHDKVNVNGGACALGHPIGASGARIIVTLIHALQTRGKKKGVATLCIGGGEGTAMAIELV; this is encoded by the coding sequence ATGAGCCAACAACACAGCGATCCCGTCGTCATCGTCAGCGCTGCACGCACACCGATGGGCGCCTTCCAGGGTGACTTCGCCGAGCTGTCCGCCAACGATCTGGGTGGCGCGGCCATCAAGGCAGCGGTCGAGCGCGCAGGCATCAAGGCCGAGCTGGTGGAAGAGGTTCTGTTCGGCAACTGCCTGATGGCGGGTCAGGGCCAGGCGCCCGCGCGTCAGGCGGGCTTCAAGGGCGGTCTGCCGCAAAGCTCGGGCGCAGTGACGCTCTCCAAGATGTGCGGTGCGGGCATGGAGGCTACGATCCTCGCGCACGACCAGCTGATCGCGGGCAGCCGCGAGGTGATGGTCGCGGGTGGTATGGAAAGCATGACCAACGCACCCTACCTGCTCAAAAAGGCGCGCGGCGGCTACCGCATGGGCCATGACAAGATCTTTGATCACATGATGCTCGACGGTCTGGAAGACGCCTACGAGCCGGGCCGATCGATGGGTACTTTCGGCGAAGACTGCGCCGCCAAATACCACTTCACGCGCGAGCAGCAGGACGAGTTCGCGATTGCCAGCGTCAAGCGCGCGCAGGCCGCCACCGAGAGCGGCGCGTTCAAGGCCGAGATCACGCCCGTCACCGTCAAGACCCGCAAGGGCGACGTCACGGTGAGCGTGGACGAAGGCCCGGCCAAGGCCAAGCTCGACAAGATCACCAGCTTGAAGCCCGCGTTCAAGAAGGACGGCACGATCACCGCCGCTTCCAGCTCCAGCATCAACGACGGCGCGGCCGCGATGGTGCTGATGCGCGAATCCACCGCCAAGCAACTGGGCTGCAAGCCGCTCGCGCGCATCGTCTCGCACGGCACGCACGCGCAGGCTCCCGAATGGTTCACCACCGCTCCCGTTGGCGCGACCGAGAAGGCGCTCAAGAAGGCCGGTTGGAAGGTCGAGGACGTCGACCTGTGGGAAGTGAACGAGGCCTTCGCCGTGGTGCCGATGGCGCTGATGAAGGAACTCAACGTGTCGCACGACAAGGTCAACGTGAACGGCGGCGCATGCGCACTCGGCCACCCCATCGGCGCGAGCGGCGCGCGCATCATCGTCACGCTGATCCACGCCCTGCAGACACGCGGCAAGAAGAAGGGCGTCGCCACGCTGTGTATCGGCGGCGGCGAAGGCACGGCGATGGCCATCGAGCTGGTCTGA
- a CDS encoding DUF695 domain-containing protein, which yields MSQDLPDNDESVSAEPLTAQQIEAFWQDFSAQLSALEALPSREFVERAHEILVPHAPDLALELEGNPKESGARIVVTAHGNIAQFENVQALVRGAPRFEHYAVHAFRSRSLGQDFAMHMNDFELSCSDVLVAHYDAGGIVGLELAFEKIIPQDMVDHARHMAFIMLDHVLGEWDFSVRVGPVEFVDGFSDNVAGAEPLSVFPAIFDAFQRDELGRSYEFPRQEDDCWISLEVRPREASDEDPPDILSFHDSANAVATRADLSHFLLWRLPFASQEELDAVRDAQDALDAALTQHQRGILAFSRVENMSTRAAAFYVDDAAHASALAKQLGAQHTPDQPGEIEVSYDPSWREFLGLYGAIHASRSGDGSDEGDGQ from the coding sequence ATGAGCCAAGACCTACCGGACAACGACGAATCCGTGAGCGCCGAACCGCTCACCGCGCAGCAGATAGAGGCCTTTTGGCAAGACTTCTCGGCGCAGCTCAGTGCGCTCGAAGCGTTGCCGTCGCGTGAATTCGTCGAGCGCGCGCACGAGATCCTTGTGCCCCATGCGCCCGATCTGGCGCTGGAACTCGAAGGCAATCCCAAGGAGTCCGGCGCGCGAATCGTCGTGACCGCGCATGGCAACATCGCGCAGTTTGAGAATGTGCAGGCGCTGGTGCGCGGCGCACCGCGCTTCGAGCACTACGCCGTGCACGCGTTCCGCAGCCGTTCGCTGGGCCAGGATTTCGCGATGCACATGAACGACTTCGAGCTCTCGTGCTCGGACGTGCTGGTCGCGCACTATGACGCGGGTGGCATTGTCGGACTGGAGCTGGCGTTCGAGAAGATCATTCCGCAGGACATGGTCGATCACGCGCGCCACATGGCCTTCATCATGCTCGACCATGTACTCGGCGAATGGGATTTTTCCGTGCGCGTCGGTCCCGTGGAATTCGTCGATGGTTTCTCGGACAACGTCGCGGGCGCCGAGCCGCTATCGGTTTTTCCGGCGATTTTCGATGCCTTTCAACGCGATGAGCTGGGGCGCAGCTATGAATTTCCGCGTCAGGAAGACGACTGCTGGATCTCGCTGGAAGTGCGCCCGCGCGAAGCCAGCGATGAGGATCCACCGGACATCCTGAGCTTTCACGATTCAGCCAATGCGGTCGCCACGCGCGCCGATCTGTCGCACTTTCTGCTCTGGCGTCTACCGTTCGCAAGCCAGGAGGAACTCGACGCCGTGCGCGATGCGCAGGACGCACTCGATGCGGCCCTTACACAGCACCAGCGCGGCATTCTCGCGTTCTCTCGCGTGGAGAACATGAGCACGCGCGCCGCTGCTTTCTATGTGGACGACGCGGCGCACGCCAGCGCGCTCGCGAAGCAGCTCGGCGCGCAGCACACCCCGGACCAGCCCGGCGAGATCGAGGTGAGCTACGACCCGTCATGGCGCGAGTTTCTCGGACTTTATGGCGCGATCCACGCCAGTCGTTCGGGCGACGGATCGGACGAAGGAGACGGCCAGTGA
- a CDS encoding pyridoxamine 5'-phosphate oxidase family protein, which translates to MITTLEQLRTIYAQPAERAVKKQLDHLDAYCQHIIALSPFCVIATAGEGGALLDASPRGGPKGFVKCVDEKHLLVPDAGGNNRLDSLSNLLRDPRIALLFFVPGVDETLRVNGTAQLRDEPEFILRFEGDRQLPKLVIEVRVQEVYLHCAKALMRSKLWDADAQIARSELPTLNEIIQAQMGSSVVPEPQADMVRRYQQQITDEQGAR; encoded by the coding sequence GTGATCACGACGCTTGAACAACTGCGGACGATCTACGCGCAACCGGCAGAGCGCGCGGTGAAAAAGCAGCTCGACCACCTCGACGCGTACTGCCAGCACATCATCGCGCTGTCACCGTTCTGCGTGATCGCGACGGCGGGCGAGGGTGGCGCGCTGCTCGACGCCTCGCCGCGCGGCGGCCCCAAGGGTTTCGTCAAATGCGTGGATGAAAAGCATTTGCTGGTGCCCGATGCGGGCGGCAACAACCGGCTGGATTCGCTCTCGAACCTGTTGCGCGATCCGCGCATTGCGCTGCTGTTCTTCGTGCCCGGAGTGGATGAGACGCTGCGGGTGAACGGCACGGCGCAATTGCGCGACGAGCCCGAATTCATCCTGCGATTCGAGGGTGATCGACAACTGCCCAAGCTAGTGATCGAAGTGCGCGTGCAGGAGGTCTATCTGCACTGCGCCAAGGCATTGATGCGCTCGAAACTCTGGGACGCCGATGCGCAGATCGCACGCAGCGAACTGCCGACGCTCAACGAAATCATTCAGGCGCAGATGGGATCGAGCGTCGTGCCCGAGCCGCAGGCCGACATGGTCCGGCGTTATCAGCAGCAGATCACGGACGAACAAGGAGCGCGTTGA
- a CDS encoding SDR family oxidoreductase, translating into MSSTVLVIGASRGIGLEFVRQYRDAGHRVIATVRDEPARERVLALGAEVHLIDVAQPASVSGLAWLLDGVRIDIAIYVAGVIRRPNALTPPTQEDFDAVMHTNVLGAMQVLPQIAPMVEEASGVLAFLSSSMSQIGSVEDSESWIYRASKAALNMAVAAAQNDYPRATLVTIDPGWVQTDMGGTGAPVQIDNSVSGMRSVLASLTPEDKGQLLHYDGRRAAHW; encoded by the coding sequence ATGTCTTCCACAGTCTTGGTGATTGGAGCGTCGCGCGGCATCGGTCTCGAATTCGTGCGCCAGTACCGCGATGCGGGCCACCGTGTGATCGCCACCGTGCGTGACGAGCCCGCGCGAGAGCGGGTGCTCGCGCTGGGCGCGGAGGTGCATCTGATCGATGTGGCTCAACCCGCGAGTGTCAGCGGGCTGGCGTGGCTGCTTGACGGCGTGAGGATCGACATCGCAATCTATGTGGCGGGTGTGATCCGCAGGCCTAATGCGCTCACACCGCCCACGCAGGAGGATTTCGATGCCGTCATGCACACCAATGTGCTTGGCGCGATGCAGGTGTTGCCGCAGATCGCGCCGATGGTGGAAGAGGCCAGTGGCGTGTTGGCGTTCCTGTCAAGCTCGATGTCGCAGATCGGCAGCGTGGAGGACAGTGAGTCGTGGATCTACCGTGCTAGCAAGGCCGCGCTCAACATGGCAGTGGCCGCGGCGCAGAACGACTACCCGCGCGCTACGCTCGTCACCATCGATCCCGGCTGGGTGCAGACCGACATGGGTGGCACAGGCGCGCCCGTGCAGATCGACAACAGCGTGAGCGGCATGCGCAGCGTGCTCGCGTCGCTCACGCCCGAAGACAAGGGCCAGCTGCTGCACTACGACGGACGTCGTGCAGCGCACTGGTGA
- a CDS encoding acyl-CoA dehydrogenase family protein: MLLTEDQEMIRDAVRQFAQEELWPNAARWDKEHVFPREVHKGLADLGVYGICVPEEHGGAGLNYLSLALVLEEIAAGDGGTSTVISVTNCPVNAILMKYGNAAQKKQWLEPLARGDMLGAFCLTEPHVGSDASSLRTTAVKQGDEYVINGVKQFITSGKNGHVAIVIAVTDKGAGKKGMSAFLVPTNAPGYVVARLEDKLGQHSSDTAQINFDDCRIPAENLIGAEGEGYKIALGGLEGGRIGIAAQSVGMARSAFEFALQYSKERESFGTAIFNHQAVGFRLADCAVQIEAARQLIWHAASLRDANRPCLKEAAMAKLFASEMAERVCSAAIQTLGGYGVVNDFPVERIYRDVRVCQIYEGTSDVQKIIIQRALA; encoded by the coding sequence ATGCTGCTCACAGAAGACCAGGAAATGATTCGCGACGCCGTGCGCCAGTTTGCGCAGGAAGAGCTGTGGCCGAACGCCGCGCGTTGGGACAAGGAGCATGTCTTCCCGCGCGAAGTGCACAAGGGCCTGGCCGATCTGGGCGTCTATGGCATCTGCGTGCCTGAAGAGCACGGCGGCGCGGGCCTGAACTATCTCTCGCTCGCGCTGGTGCTCGAAGAGATCGCGGCGGGTGATGGCGGAACGAGCACGGTGATCAGCGTGACCAATTGCCCGGTCAACGCCATCCTCATGAAGTACGGCAACGCGGCGCAGAAGAAGCAGTGGCTCGAGCCACTGGCGCGCGGCGACATGCTCGGCGCGTTCTGCCTGACCGAGCCGCATGTGGGGTCGGACGCGTCGTCGCTGCGCACCACGGCGGTCAAGCAGGGTGATGAATACGTGATCAACGGCGTCAAGCAGTTCATCACCAGCGGCAAGAATGGCCATGTCGCCATAGTCATCGCGGTGACCGACAAGGGTGCGGGCAAGAAGGGCATGAGCGCGTTTCTCGTGCCGACGAATGCTCCGGGCTATGTGGTGGCGCGCCTCGAAGACAAGCTCGGCCAGCACAGCAGCGACACCGCGCAGATCAACTTCGACGACTGCCGCATCCCGGCCGAGAACCTGATCGGTGCGGAGGGCGAGGGCTACAAGATCGCGCTCGGCGGCCTTGAGGGCGGGCGCATCGGCATCGCCGCACAGAGCGTGGGCATGGCGCGCAGCGCGTTCGAGTTTGCGCTGCAGTACAGCAAGGAGCGCGAGAGCTTCGGCACCGCCATCTTCAACCACCAGGCCGTGGGCTTTCGCCTCGCCGACTGCGCGGTGCAGATCGAGGCGGCACGCCAGCTGATCTGGCACGCCGCCAGCCTGCGCGATGCCAATCGCCCTTGCTTGAAGGAGGCCGCGATGGCCAAGCTCTTTGCCAGCGAGATGGCCGAGCGCGTCTGCAGCGCCGCGATCCAGACGCTGGGTGGCTATGGCGTGGTCAACGATTTTCCGGTCGAGCGTATCTACCGCGACGTGCGCGTCTGCCAGATCTACGAGGGCACGAGCGACGTGCAGAAGATCATCATCCAGCGCGCGCTGGCCTGA
- a CDS encoding tripartite tricarboxylate transporter substrate binding protein codes for MFSTQRRQLLAHTALIATAALFGASATHAQKPTWKPERPVKLLVGFAPGGSADTLARLIGEQLGQKLGQPVVVDNVPGAGGNIMAQRLATSAADGYTLGIGAAGSMAITFELNPAVTHYKPESFAPVTMLATQPNVVIVNPNVPATNIAELKTYIERTPSVSYGIAGIGISNHLIAEAMLHRMGAKMAAVPYKGAAPVITDLMGGHIAMTVDNITTAAALVKEGKVKALGVTTAKRAPQLPNVPTLQEQGIKGFDMPTWQGLFLPAKTPADIQQAYFDAVQDVLKSASTAEKMAVLGSQPVVGMKSDDFVKYLANDRKQWAETIKAANIQPQ; via the coding sequence ATGTTCAGCACCCAACGCCGACAACTGCTCGCGCACACAGCGCTCATCGCCACCGCCGCCCTGTTCGGCGCCAGCGCGACTCATGCCCAGAAGCCCACGTGGAAGCCTGAGCGCCCCGTCAAGCTGCTCGTGGGCTTCGCACCTGGAGGCTCCGCCGACACGCTGGCGCGCCTGATCGGTGAACAGCTCGGCCAGAAACTCGGTCAGCCCGTCGTCGTCGACAACGTGCCCGGCGCGGGCGGCAACATCATGGCGCAGCGCCTTGCGACTTCCGCTGCGGACGGCTACACACTCGGCATCGGCGCTGCCGGCTCCATGGCCATCACCTTCGAGCTCAACCCCGCCGTCACGCACTACAAGCCCGAGAGCTTCGCACCCGTCACCATGCTGGCGACCCAGCCCAACGTGGTGATCGTCAACCCCAATGTGCCCGCCACCAACATCGCCGAGCTCAAGACCTACATCGAGCGCACGCCATCGGTGAGCTATGGCATCGCCGGTATCGGCATCTCCAACCACCTGATCGCCGAAGCCATGCTCCACCGCATGGGAGCCAAGATGGCCGCCGTCCCATACAAGGGCGCAGCCCCGGTGATCACCGACCTCATGGGCGGCCACATCGCGATGACCGTGGACAACATCACCACGGCGGCAGCATTGGTGAAGGAAGGCAAGGTGAAGGCCCTTGGCGTGACCACCGCCAAGCGCGCACCCCAACTGCCCAACGTGCCCACGCTGCAGGAGCAAGGCATCAAGGGATTCGACATGCCCACCTGGCAAGGACTGTTCCTGCCAGCCAAGACGCCCGCTGACATCCAGCAAGCCTATTTCGATGCCGTGCAGGACGTTCTCAAGAGCGCATCGACTGCGGAAAAGATGGCCGTGCTCGGCTCGCAGCCCGTGGTAGGCATGAAGTCCGACGACTTCGTGAAATACCTCGCCAACGACCGCAAGCAGTGGGCCGAGACCATCAAGGCAGCGAACATCCAGCCACAGTAA
- a CDS encoding AroM family protein, translating into MNDLNDLNDSPQRTRRVAFFTIGESPRSDVVPAMSALLGPHVQVDEFGALDALDDMQREALAPREGEHCFATRLRDGGSITLDKHATEARLAQVMREADATGYDALVPLCTGTALPRLATFLLEPQQVVDQTMVALARHARKVGVLVPLKEQLATFHLAEPLPCPLQLDCASPYERDPGLATESFERAGRALSDCDFIVMHCMGYTEAMRTQVARASGRPTLLSNHLVAHTLGQLLA; encoded by the coding sequence ATGAACGACTTGAACGACTTGAACGATTCACCGCAACGCACCCGCCGCGTAGCGTTCTTCACGATCGGCGAATCACCACGCAGCGACGTGGTTCCCGCCATGAGCGCGCTGCTCGGTCCGCATGTGCAGGTCGATGAATTCGGCGCGCTCGACGCACTGGACGACATGCAACGTGAAGCGCTGGCGCCCCGCGAGGGCGAGCATTGCTTTGCCACGCGACTGCGCGATGGTGGCTCGATCACCCTGGACAAGCACGCCACCGAAGCACGCCTTGCACAGGTGATGCGCGAGGCAGATGCCACAGGCTATGACGCGCTCGTTCCGCTGTGCACCGGCACCGCGCTGCCCCGGCTCGCTACCTTCCTGCTCGAGCCCCAGCAGGTGGTGGACCAGACCATGGTGGCGCTGGCACGCCATGCGCGCAAGGTGGGCGTGCTGGTGCCGCTCAAGGAGCAGCTCGCGACCTTCCATCTGGCCGAACCGCTGCCGTGCCCGCTCCAGCTCGACTGCGCCTCACCCTATGAGCGCGATCCCGGGCTCGCCACGGAATCCTTCGAACGTGCAGGCCGCGCACTGTCTGACTGCGACTTCATCGTCATGCACTGCATGGGCTATACGGAAGCCATGCGCACACAGGTGGCGCGCGCCAGCGGCCGCCCCACGCTGCTATCCAACCACCTCGTCGCGCACACGCTCGGCCAATTGCTTGCCTAA
- a CDS encoding DUF1177 domain-containing protein yields the protein MKHVSSMIELLSSAHVTGEAVAAHLRALGDCKIEVTHVAHDGAATDFISIEIPGLDAKAPRLGIVGRLGGIGARPTVSGLVSDSDGAIVALASAAKMLDMARHGDAMPAHVLIHTHICPRAGTRPNHPVPFMKSPFAMREMMSHEVSPRMDAILSIDTSRGNRLVNQRGVALTPVAKEGWLLPIPDIMLDVMGWVSGELPVTLPLTTQDITPYENGLPHVNSIMQPTIVTPAPVLGVALTAQTTVPGCATGATNAWDTDVAMRFCVEIAKLYGERKLAFFNEDHWKQLQARYGSLAHLQTVGNAQ from the coding sequence ATGAAACACGTCTCCTCCATGATCGAACTGCTCTCGAGCGCCCATGTCACTGGCGAAGCCGTCGCAGCCCATCTGCGCGCACTCGGCGACTGCAAGATCGAAGTGACCCATGTGGCGCATGACGGTGCAGCCACCGACTTCATCAGCATCGAGATCCCCGGCCTCGACGCGAAAGCCCCGCGCCTTGGCATCGTCGGTCGCCTCGGCGGCATTGGTGCGCGCCCCACCGTCAGCGGCCTGGTGTCCGACAGCGATGGAGCCATCGTCGCGCTCGCCAGCGCCGCGAAGATGCTGGACATGGCACGCCATGGCGATGCCATGCCCGCCCATGTACTGATCCACACGCACATCTGCCCGCGCGCAGGCACGCGCCCCAATCATCCGGTGCCGTTCATGAAGTCACCGTTCGCCATGCGCGAGATGATGTCGCACGAAGTGAGCCCGCGCATGGACGCCATCCTCTCCATCGACACCTCACGCGGTAACCGCCTCGTGAACCAGCGCGGCGTGGCGCTGACGCCCGTGGCCAAGGAAGGCTGGCTGCTGCCGATTCCGGACATCATGCTCGACGTGATGGGCTGGGTCAGCGGCGAGCTGCCGGTGACGCTGCCGCTCACCACGCAGGACATCACGCCCTACGAAAACGGTCTGCCGCATGTGAACTCGATCATGCAGCCCACCATCGTCACCCCGGCCCCTGTGCTCGGCGTGGCGCTCACTGCACAGACCACGGTGCCCGGCTGCGCGACCGGCGCGACCAATGCGTGGGACACGGATGTCGCCATGCGCTTCTGCGTGGAAATCGCCAAGCTCTACGGCGAGCGCAAGCTCGCGTTCTTCAACGAAGACCATTGGAAGCAACTGCAGGCCCGCTACGGCTCGCTCGCACATCTGCAGACCGTCGGGAACGCGCAATGA
- the pepE gene encoding dipeptidase PepE — protein MNLLLLSNSSSEAGYLTHARAWIEDWAQVHERTGDAVFLPFAGVTRTWDAYEILVAEALAPLGLNVKSVHRMSDPLSAVRNARHILVGGGNTFALLSEMRRRGLLAAIRERVLSGEASYMGWSAGSNMTCPTICTTNDMPITDPNGLDAMALVPFQINAHYTDAHPAGHRGETREQRLREFVTLQPDVNVLGIPEGNGLRVHGAAHTLLGKDGARHFKGAAQPQWLAAGPVAPEFLR, from the coding sequence ATGAACCTCCTATTGCTGAGCAACTCCTCCAGTGAGGCTGGCTACCTCACCCACGCACGCGCCTGGATCGAGGACTGGGCCCAAGTGCATGAACGCACGGGCGACGCGGTGTTCCTTCCCTTTGCCGGCGTCACGCGCACCTGGGACGCCTACGAAATCCTGGTCGCTGAGGCCCTCGCGCCACTGGGGTTGAACGTGAAGTCCGTGCACCGAATGAGCGATCCACTGTCCGCCGTGCGAAATGCGCGCCACATCCTCGTGGGTGGCGGCAACACGTTCGCGCTGCTGAGCGAAATGCGGCGCCGTGGACTGCTCGCTGCCATTCGCGAGCGTGTGCTCTCAGGAGAGGCTTCGTACATGGGCTGGAGCGCAGGATCGAACATGACCTGCCCGACGATCTGCACCACCAACGACATGCCGATCACCGATCCGAACGGACTGGACGCGATGGCGCTCGTTCCCTTCCAGATCAATGCCCACTATACGGACGCCCATCCCGCAGGACATCGCGGAGAAACGCGCGAGCAGCGCCTGCGCGAATTCGTGACTCTGCAGCCGGATGTGAACGTCCTTGGCATCCCGGAAGGCAACGGCCTGCGCGTGCATGGCGCTGCCCACACGCTGCTGGGCAAGGATGGGGCGCGTCACTTCAAAGGCGCGGCACAACCGCAGTGGCTCGCAGCCGGCCCCGTCGCCCCTGAATTTCTCCGATAA